The genomic DNA CTGACCGCGAGTGGATCTCCTTCGCTGCTCGGTCTGACCACCTGCTTGACCCCGAGACTCCTTTGCGTAACCTTGATTTGATCGACTACCCTGGCAAGAGCGACCCCTCTGTCGCCCCCGTTTACACTGGTATGCTCGAGCGCAAGAAGAGGTTCACCAAGTCTTACAAGGAGGGATTCTATGTCTTGACTCCTGCCGGTTACCTCCATGAATACGCTTCTTCTGACCCTAGCACTGCTACCCATCCTATCTGGAGCTTGTTCCTTCCTGCGTGTACTCTCGGtccgccttcttctgccacCACTGCGAAATCCCACAAGTTCCACATTGAAGGCCGTAAGGATGGCACCTCTGCGCATGGCAAGACCCCTGGTGGCCGAGGCTTGTTCCGCGGTAGCGACACTGCCTTTACTTTCAGGGCTAGGAGTCAcgaagagatgatggaggtCTGGAATGACTTGAGGATGTTGGTTGCCAGGTATTTGGTTGCCTCTGAGCAaatggagagggaaggcCCCATCACTCAGGCCGTCAGGAGCGTCGGCTACGGTtccgaagaggaggaagatgaagaggacgaagaggaggaggacgagggcAGCTCTGTCGAGGAggctgaggaggaagatgaggacgaggttCAGGATGACGTCCACACTgccgaagaggaggttcCCGCCTACACCCACGGTGGTGCCGCTCCTATTGAAGTTGGTCCCAACGGCTACGCTGTAAGTTTTATATTTTGGGGTCAGTTCAGAATATGTGCTGACTGTTCATGTACCTATTAGAtcgacaagaaggaaaagccCGAGCTTGGTCCTGAAGCTGAGACCGGCTCTGACGGCGGAGCTCGTCAGTTGTCTCgccgagaagagaaggcgCCTGCCCGCGAGCAGCCTACAACTGGTGAGGCTCCATCTTCCGCCCCAGGGTATGAAGGTGCAGGTGTCGGGTCAATTTccttgggagaagaggcacGTCCTTCTGATAACGGTGCAGAAGCCGACACGACTGCTGCAGCTCCAGCCCCGTCTTCGTCGGTCGCTGGTGACAGCGCCGAACCTGACGTCGCCGAGCTTGAGACGCCCACCAGCGACTCAAACAGCAAGGGCATCCTTAGTCGATTCACGGAGAACTTTGGATCAGCCAAAAAGGAGTAATTTTCAGAATGCCCTGCGACAAAATATGTTCCATACCGACCTTTGACCCGTCAACCTGCACCATTCATATCTTATATCCTATACTTTGCACTTTGCTGATGTCTTACCTTTTTCTACCATTCCTCTTGTAGCCGACGAATAAATATAATCACAGTATAATCTCATGTTCCAACCCGATCTATTCACGTTTGAGGGTAAATGTTTAGGCGGATTGGTTTTATCCATGTCTATTTTATATAGGTATCTGCTAAATGTCTTTTAATTGATATATATGAAGTCTTTTTGTTCGGAACTCCAGCTGGGAACATGAGATACTCATTAATAGGCATATACGTTTTTAATGTTTAAGTGGGGATGACAGCTGCTGGCTGTAGTTTGCTGTAGCTGGAGGGCTGTGGACAATCGACAGGCCGAAAAGCCCTTCCGATCGACCACggaaaaaaaggtcagTCGGGTTTTGAACAACGAAAGGCGAATGGTAATGGGGGAAATGATGGCCCTTTGCCACGTTCTTTCTGGATGGTAATTTATCACCGGCGGCGTTCTTCTATACAATCCGCCACGTACATCTGCATCGGCTTTGTACTACCATCCAAGTTATCACTCGCTGCTCTCACGAATCATGAATGAAGCCGATGACCCTTGGACAACCGTCAGTACGCCATTGACCGCCAAATCGTGAAGGCATGGGGACGACGACAAACGTGCGTAATCACGGTGGTTGATAAATGGCATAACCTTCACATCTTTCCCTTAATTTCTCATGTTTCGTTCTCCACGAATCTGCCAAGGCCCCGTTCTACAGGTCGACATGTGCTATTTTCAGTGCACAAACCCTGCACGCCAACCATATCGCGGCTTTTGATACGATGATAGACGATATACATCTTTTCGGCATATCTCAGGAACCCGAAACATACGACGGCATGACGGGGGGGTGGGTGATAGCACGTTGCTCTTTTTGATCAGGATCACAAGGTGTGCCAGTCTATACGTacggagaggaggaggactgTTGAGTATATAAGGATGCTGTGAAATGAAGACATTCGGAGCACACTCACCCAAAAAAAACACAATCATCTTCATACTCCCCCCTCAAAGATGCGATCTGCAGCTCTCTTTGCCTTGCTCCCTATTCTCGTCAACGCTGCTGCGGTGGAGAGACGCACTGCCGACTCCAACGTCGGATCGACCACATCGGATGTCTTTCCTCCAGCTGGTAGTCAGTTACACCTTCTTGCTGTTTGTTGGGGCTCTCAAGATAAAGTTTAACTAGCTGATCACATCAAACAATGCAGCCAGCGTCAATTCCAAGCTCTTCCCTCCCGAATCTGTGGTCGGCTACGCTGGAGCGACTGTGACTGGTGCTGAGcccgctgctgctgctacCGCTGCCGCCTATGCTTACAACGACGGCACGTCCAACAACTTCCCTCTTGTCGCCGATCAGCCCAAGGACAGCAACTCTGAAGACTTTGACGTGTTCAAGCAGTGGGGTAACCTCTCTCCTTGGTACTCTGTCCCTTCCAGCTTTTACGGCCTCAACGATACTTCTCCTCTCATCCCTGACAGTTGCTCCATCACCCAAGTACACTTGCTCTACCGACATGGTGCTCGATACCCCACTTCTGGCGCTGGTCCTTCCACCTTTGCAGCTAAGCTTGCCAATGCTACCGCGCAGGATGGGGGCTTCACTGCCAAGGGTGATCTCGACTTCCTCAACAAGTGGACTTATAAGCTTGGCGCTGAGCTCTTGACTCCTTTTGGAA from Cryptococcus neoformans var. neoformans JEC21 chromosome 3 sequence includes the following:
- a CDS encoding cytoplasm protein, putative, whose amino-acid sequence is MSHFDTVSRTTSRAGSTVSRNQSLIKKNTAPHELKPSDILIERFQAWKGIVKMLISYFEGIADIEANTSKELTKLGAVIQVPFRPGNQFLGEGGMQDVFYTIRDKTRLIADSHASLARTIESSIVQHLQKLRTEIKAHIKNVQNDTGKLATSVAKERELSTRAIADLARAIGAVNNTPMQVSSKEDPFAVNQAVMKQLQKQVNEENALQKSIIIMQQNSAHFEEGIVRSVQSAWATFDEWQSRMSTSVQETWRQLGVNMAQLMPDREWISFAARSDHLLDPETPLRNLDLIDYPGKSDPSVAPVYTGMLERKKRFTKSYKEGFYVLTPAGYLHEYASSDPSTATHPIWSLFLPACTLGPPSSATTAKSHKFHIEGRKDGTSAHGKTPGGRGLFRGSDTAFTFRARSHEEMMEVWNDLRMLVARYLVASEQMEREGPITQAVRSVGYGSEEEEDEEDEEEEDEGSSVEEAEEEDEDEVQDDVHTAEEEVPAYTHGGAAPIEVGPNGYAIDKKEKPELGPEAETGSDGGARQLSRREEKAPAREQPTTADE
- a CDS encoding cytoplasm protein, putative, with translation MSHFDTVSRTTSRAGSTVSRNQSLIKKNTAPHELKPSDILIERFQAWKGIVKMLISYFEGIADIEANTSKELTKLGAVIQVPFRPGNQFLGEGGMQDVFYTIRDKTRLIADSHASLARTIESSIVQHLQKLRTEIKAHIKNVQNDTGKLATSVAKERELSTRAIADLARAIGAVNNTPMQVSSKEDPFAVNQAVMKQLQKQVNEENALQKSIIIMQQNSAHFEEGIVRSVQSAWATFDEWQSRMSTSVQETWRQLGVNMAQLMPDREWISFAARSDHLLDPETPLRNLDLIDYPGKSDPSVAPVYTGMLERKKRFTKSYKEGFYVLTPAGYLHEYASSDPSTATHPIWSLFLPACTLGPPSSATTAKSHKFHIEGRKDGTSAHGKTPGGRGLFRGSDTAFTFRARSHEEMMEVWNDLRMLVARYLVASEQMEREGPITQAVRSVGYGSEEEEDEEDEEEEDEGSSVEEAEEEDEDEVQDDVHTAEEEVPAYTHGGAAPIEVGPNGYAIDKKEKPELGPEAETGSDGGARQLSRREEKAPAREQPTTGEAPSSAPGYEGAGVGSISLGEEARPSDNGAEADTTAAAPAPSSSVAGDSAEPDVAELETPTSDSNSKGILSRFTENFGSAKKE